A genomic stretch from Sulfobacillus thermosulfidooxidans includes:
- a CDS encoding proton-conducting transporter membrane subunit: protein MVSDILWQWAHILALMIPVSLFVAIAVLRLSVTRSNSARYPIAFAAVVLSFILSFAVFLGTIKAPIIINTSVSLHRVLVLPFGFYIDRLTAVMLLLVTLVSMLVHIYAMRYMRGENYVHRFIPALTVTTLSTVMLVMANNLVMLYGFWVLTGLSVIYLVSLNCSTPWFSCRATRRMLATYVLGDIAFGLGVLAISVSYGTANEFALFHLLRSSKTQPVPVLSLSSSALLTISTLLIFGGIMARTVQFPLHAWLVDTLEAPTPVSALMHAGVVNMGGFLLARLSPLFILVPSVMSIIFFVGFLTAFYGTSVMLTQNDIKRSLVFSTVGQMGFMVMEAGLAAYAFVIFHLVSHGIFKATMFLGSGKVSHPHSNSPERSVSWSIWFLGLIFPAIVFYGISHITGQAIIDWQRQGILLLFAWAAITQATLGIFRYSRSWRQTLSLSIILALVVTAYLTAVSAFQRFLSAAIASPSHFGWPGGYGMLVLMVVILIISSLAIKFPLSQLSTDNAFASHINELKKTLYVFSANQWYINEVSRPLRFVTARLPLGLGPHLGRRSLTLSSVSSGKLGSGTHAEPQEEHDQISGLKSR, encoded by the coding sequence TTGGTTTCTGATATATTGTGGCAATGGGCCCATATTCTTGCGCTGATGATTCCCGTGTCTTTATTTGTGGCTATTGCCGTTCTGCGTCTAAGCGTGACACGGTCTAACTCTGCACGGTATCCCATTGCCTTTGCGGCGGTGGTTCTCTCGTTCATCCTATCGTTTGCAGTTTTCCTGGGTACCATTAAAGCCCCGATCATCATCAACACATCTGTGTCTCTTCATCGGGTCCTCGTTTTGCCTTTTGGATTTTACATCGACCGGCTGACAGCGGTCATGCTCTTGTTAGTAACTTTAGTGAGCATGCTCGTACACATCTATGCCATGCGTTATATGCGCGGCGAAAATTATGTTCACCGGTTTATTCCAGCTCTAACCGTGACCACCTTATCCACGGTGATGTTGGTTATGGCCAATAATCTTGTTATGCTTTATGGCTTCTGGGTGCTCACGGGGCTGTCGGTTATCTATCTTGTATCTTTAAATTGTTCGACCCCTTGGTTCTCGTGCCGGGCCACACGCCGCATGCTCGCAACATACGTGCTCGGTGACATAGCTTTCGGGCTTGGAGTCCTAGCCATCTCGGTAAGCTACGGCACGGCAAATGAATTTGCTCTTTTTCACCTTCTCAGATCGTCAAAGACTCAACCGGTACCCGTGTTATCTCTCTCGAGCTCCGCTCTTTTAACCATCTCTACCCTGTTAATCTTCGGCGGAATTATGGCGCGCACGGTACAATTTCCTTTGCATGCTTGGCTTGTTGACACACTGGAGGCCCCAACACCAGTTTCTGCTTTGATGCATGCCGGAGTTGTGAACATGGGGGGATTTTTGCTAGCGCGTTTGAGCCCCTTGTTTATACTTGTACCTTCGGTGATGTCGATTATCTTTTTCGTGGGTTTTTTGACAGCATTTTATGGAACCAGTGTGATGTTAACCCAAAACGACATAAAACGGAGTCTCGTGTTTTCTACGGTAGGACAAATGGGTTTTATGGTCATGGAAGCCGGTCTGGCTGCCTATGCCTTTGTCATTTTCCATTTAGTAAGTCATGGCATCTTCAAAGCCACGATGTTTTTAGGATCGGGTAAAGTGTCCCATCCCCATTCCAATTCGCCAGAGCGGTCCGTATCATGGTCCATTTGGTTTTTAGGGTTAATCTTTCCCGCCATTGTGTTTTACGGCATTTCTCACATCACGGGGCAAGCCATCATAGACTGGCAGCGCCAAGGCATTTTGTTGTTGTTTGCTTGGGCGGCTATTACACAAGCGACCTTGGGAATTTTTCGCTATTCCCGTTCATGGAGACAGACGCTATCGCTTTCCATAATATTAGCTCTTGTCGTCACAGCTTATCTCACCGCTGTCAGCGCCTTTCAGCGTTTTCTTTCAGCGGCCATTGCCTCACCCTCCCACTTTGGATGGCCAGGCGGATATGGCATGCTGGTACTCATGGTGGTAATTCTTATCATCAGCTCATTAGCCATCAAATTTCCCTTATCCCAGCTCTCCACTGACAATGCGTTTGCCTCCCACATTAACGAACTCAAAAAGACGTTATATGTTTTCTCTGCCAATCAATGGTATATCAATGAAGTGAGCCGCCCGTTACGATTCGTCACGGCGAGATTGCCTTTAGGTCTCGGCCCGCATCTTGGCCGGCGGTCATTAACCTTATCGTCCGTCTCATCTGGCAAACTGGGGTCGGGGACGCACGCTGAGCCCCAGGAGGAACACGATCAGATATCAGGACTCAAATCCCGATAA
- a CDS encoding flavin reductase family protein → MDQEAKKKSLRMITYGLYILTVKDGEELAAGTVNWLSQASFTPPLIMVGVKKDSHLHTLIEKTQKFAVSVLAQDQKNIASDFFRPTQVEGGQLNGHPFEFSPDYQYPLLTECPAWFEAKVTATVPGGDHTVYVGEVTDAGVRQADAIPLVMRDTGWFYGG, encoded by the coding sequence ATGGATCAAGAAGCCAAAAAGAAAAGTCTACGCATGATTACGTATGGCCTTTATATTCTCACGGTGAAGGATGGTGAGGAATTAGCAGCAGGCACGGTCAACTGGCTCTCTCAAGCCTCATTTACGCCTCCGCTTATTATGGTTGGAGTCAAAAAAGATAGCCACTTACACACCTTAATTGAAAAAACCCAAAAATTTGCGGTTAGTGTGCTGGCACAAGATCAGAAAAATATTGCCTCAGACTTTTTCCGCCCCACCCAGGTCGAAGGAGGTCAATTGAATGGCCATCCCTTTGAATTTTCACCTGATTATCAGTATCCGTTGTTAACCGAATGCCCCGCGTGGTTTGAAGCAAAAGTCACAGCCACCGTGCCCGGAGGCGATCACACGGTTTATGTCGGGGAGGTTACAGACGCCGGAGTCCGGCAAGCTGACGCGATTCCGCTTGTGATGCGAGACACCGGATGGTTTTATGGCGGTTAA